The Kitasatospora paranensis genome has a window encoding:
- a CDS encoding ATP-binding protein — MTTHRRIFAGHPQELSAVRGWVRQLLNDHPRADEAELIVSELSTNALQHTESGHQAGRFEVALTVAARAVAITVTDSGTRGASRACSTPEPTAPTAAGWRSSALLPIAS; from the coding sequence ATGACCACTCACCGACGCATCTTCGCCGGCCACCCCCAGGAGCTCAGTGCAGTACGGGGTTGGGTCCGGCAGCTTCTCAACGACCACCCTCGGGCCGACGAGGCCGAACTGATCGTCAGCGAGCTCAGTACCAACGCCCTTCAGCACACCGAGAGCGGCCACCAGGCGGGCCGCTTCGAAGTCGCTCTGACCGTGGCGGCGCGAGCGGTGGCGATCACGGTCACGGACAGCGGAACGAGGGGAGCATCCCGAGCGTGCAGCACTCCGGAGCCGACAGCACCCACGGCCGCGGGCTGGAGATCGTCAGCGCTCTTGCCGATCGCTTCGTGA
- a CDS encoding putative quinol monooxygenase has product MFGLMVRFTCKDESAASAFDDLVARTGELIRVNEPGTVVYAVHRVDGRPLERIFYELYRDRAAFDEHESKDYVKVFLAERDQYLSSIEVDWLDFVSAKGVDVEH; this is encoded by the coding sequence ATGTTCGGACTGATGGTGCGCTTCACCTGCAAGGACGAGTCGGCGGCGTCCGCGTTCGACGACCTGGTTGCGCGGACGGGCGAACTGATCCGGGTGAACGAGCCGGGCACGGTGGTCTACGCCGTCCACCGCGTTGACGGCCGGCCGCTGGAGCGGATCTTCTACGAGCTCTACCGCGACCGCGCCGCCTTCGACGAGCACGAGTCGAAGGACTACGTGAAGGTCTTCCTCGCCGAGCGCGACCAGTACCTCTCCTCCATCGAGGTCGACTGGCTCGACTTCGTGTCCGCCAAGGGTGTGGACGTTGAGCACTGA
- a CDS encoding helix-turn-helix domain-containing protein, with product MSTEYAKALGKKIAFHRKRRGLSQKEFAQLLGRSEAWVSQVERGVRRIDRMTVLEKVAEVLEIPVAELAAEAPIVAAAAEGEAPGASRLRLVLSAAHSLKAILGPHSAPDVDALRAEVERAWSLAHAGGYADLAELLEELVPSLESAARSVPEDQRANLFRLLARMYHACSAALSNMGEPEAAWIAIDRSVVAAERAGDPLLMAAGEFRLSIVFLGARHYEQAARASGSAADALHPSQPRARWKPWPCAGR from the coding sequence TTGAGCACTGAGTACGCCAAGGCGCTGGGCAAGAAGATCGCCTTCCACCGAAAGCGCCGCGGGCTCTCACAGAAGGAGTTCGCCCAGCTCCTCGGCCGCTCGGAAGCCTGGGTGTCCCAGGTGGAGCGCGGCGTACGGCGTATCGACCGGATGACCGTCCTGGAGAAGGTCGCGGAGGTCCTGGAGATCCCCGTCGCCGAGCTGGCGGCCGAGGCCCCGATCGTGGCCGCGGCGGCGGAGGGGGAGGCTCCCGGTGCGAGTCGGCTCCGGCTGGTTCTCAGTGCGGCGCACTCGCTCAAGGCGATCCTCGGCCCTCACAGCGCACCCGACGTGGACGCACTCCGGGCCGAGGTCGAGCGGGCGTGGTCGCTCGCGCACGCCGGCGGCTACGCGGATCTCGCCGAACTCCTCGAAGAGCTGGTGCCGTCGCTGGAGTCGGCCGCCCGCTCGGTCCCGGAGGACCAGCGCGCCAATCTGTTCCGGCTGCTCGCGCGGATGTACCACGCCTGCAGTGCCGCCCTGTCCAACATGGGCGAGCCCGAGGCGGCCTGGATTGCCATTGACCGCTCCGTGGTCGCAGCGGAGCGGGCGGGCGATCCCCTGCTCATGGCGGCCGGCGAGTTCCGCCTCTCGATCGTCTTCCTCGGTGCCCGGCACTACGAGCAGGCGGCACGCGCCTCGGGCAGCGCCGCCGACGCGCTCCACCCCTCGCAGCCACGGGCCAGGTGGAAGCCGTGGCCATGCGCGGGGCGCTGA